In Streptomyces sp. NBC_00569, a single genomic region encodes these proteins:
- the pdhA gene encoding pyruvate dehydrogenase (acetyl-transferring) E1 component subunit alpha, with translation MTVMEQRDAYRPTPPPAWQPRTDPAPLLPDAEPFRVLGTDAAAKADARLLHQLYAEVVRGRRYNAQATALTKQGRLAVYPSSTGQEACEVAAALVLEERDWLFPSYRDTLAAVARGLDPVQALTLLRGDWHTGYDPREHRVAPLCTPLATQLPHAVGLAHAARLKGDDVVALAMVGDGGTSEGDFHEALNFAAVWQAPVVFLVQNNGFAISVPLDKQTAAPSLAHKAVGYGMPGRLVDGNDAAAVHEVLADAVRHAREGGGPTLVEAITYRMEAHTNADDATRYRVDAEVDAWRDHDPVLLLERELTERGLLDEEGIRAVRDDAEKMAADLRERMNQDPVLDPMDLFRDVYAEQTTQLREQAAQLRAELDAEADGADR, from the coding sequence ATGACGGTCATGGAGCAGCGGGACGCCTACCGGCCCACCCCGCCGCCCGCCTGGCAGCCGCGCACGGATCCCGCGCCGCTGCTGCCCGACGCCGAGCCGTTCCGGGTTCTCGGCACCGACGCCGCGGCCAAGGCCGACGCCCGACTTCTGCACCAGCTGTACGCGGAGGTGGTGCGCGGGCGCAGGTACAACGCGCAGGCGACCGCCCTGACGAAGCAGGGCCGGCTCGCGGTCTACCCCTCCAGCACCGGACAGGAGGCCTGCGAGGTAGCGGCCGCCCTCGTCCTGGAGGAGCGCGACTGGCTCTTCCCCAGCTACCGGGACACTCTCGCCGCCGTCGCCCGGGGCCTCGACCCCGTACAGGCCCTGACCCTGCTGCGGGGCGACTGGCACACCGGGTACGACCCGCGCGAGCACCGTGTGGCCCCCCTGTGCACGCCGCTCGCGACCCAGCTCCCGCACGCCGTGGGACTCGCGCACGCCGCCCGCCTCAAGGGTGACGACGTGGTCGCGCTCGCCATGGTCGGCGACGGAGGCACCAGCGAGGGCGACTTCCACGAGGCGCTGAACTTCGCCGCCGTGTGGCAGGCCCCGGTCGTCTTCCTCGTCCAGAACAACGGCTTCGCGATCTCCGTACCGCTCGACAAGCAGACCGCCGCCCCGTCCCTGGCCCACAAGGCCGTCGGATACGGGATGCCCGGTCGCCTGGTGGACGGCAACGACGCGGCGGCCGTGCACGAGGTCCTCGCCGATGCCGTGCGCCACGCGCGCGAAGGGGGCGGCCCGACCCTCGTCGAGGCGATCACCTACCGCATGGAGGCGCACACGAACGCGGACGACGCCACGCGCTACCGCGTCGACGCCGAGGTCGACGCCTGGCGCGACCACGACCCGGTCCTGCTCCTGGAGCGGGAGCTGACGGAGCGCGGACTCCTCGACGAGGAAGGCATACGGGCCGTGCGTGACGACGCCGAGAAGATGGCCGCCGACCTGCGCGAGCGCATGAACCAGGATCCGGTGCTCGACCCCATGGACCTCTTCCGTGATGTCTACGCCGAGCAGACGACACAACTGCGCGAGCAGGCCGCCCAGTTGCGTGCCGAGCTCGACGCCGAGGCGGACGGGGCCGACCGATGA